Proteins co-encoded in one Corynebacterium lujinxingii genomic window:
- a CDS encoding glycosyltransferase family 4 protein gives MRIALLTEVFLPKIDGVVTRTTRHLDQLAEMGHEVIIFAPGNPPAEYAGFEVVPIRSRDLKVYPEVKHGMMGPRTLRKLREFNPDVVHAINPIWTAGWSTLLVSRRYPVVASFHTDVPEYCLKLGIPWVNPIAKWGLRTFHGRAKVNLVTSGPMMDKAADYGIDNVRLWPKAVDTVRFTPTARTAEMRARLGGDGPLVLFVGRISAEKSVERCIPIMEEVRKRVPGARIAFVGEGPLYDDLRSHAPDWATFTGYLSGDDLAAAYASGDVLLFPSTTETLGFAALEAFASGVPVVAANAGGLPFVVDDGDTGVLVDPNAPDAAWADPIAQLLTDPNTRTRMSAAGRAEAQRWTWRASTETVLGYYGEVIRSARR, from the coding sequence ATGCGCATCGCGCTGTTAACTGAGGTTTTCCTGCCGAAGATTGACGGGGTGGTCACCCGCACCACCCGCCATCTCGACCAACTGGCCGAGATGGGCCACGAGGTCATCATCTTCGCCCCCGGCAACCCGCCCGCTGAATACGCCGGGTTCGAGGTCGTGCCGATCCGCTCGCGCGACCTCAAGGTCTACCCCGAGGTCAAGCACGGCATGATGGGCCCGCGCACGCTGCGCAAACTCCGCGAGTTCAACCCGGATGTCGTCCACGCGATCAACCCGATCTGGACCGCCGGCTGGTCCACGCTGCTCGTCTCGCGCCGCTACCCCGTCGTCGCCTCATTCCACACCGACGTGCCGGAATACTGTCTCAAACTCGGCATCCCGTGGGTCAACCCGATCGCGAAGTGGGGGTTGCGCACCTTCCACGGCCGCGCGAAGGTCAACCTGGTCACCTCGGGGCCGATGATGGACAAGGCTGCCGACTACGGCATCGATAACGTGCGCCTGTGGCCGAAGGCGGTGGACACGGTCCGCTTCACCCCGACTGCACGCACCGCCGAGATGCGCGCCCGCCTCGGCGGCGACGGACCGCTCGTGTTGTTCGTCGGTCGCATCTCCGCGGAAAAATCGGTCGAGCGCTGCATCCCCATCATGGAGGAAGTGCGCAAGCGAGTCCCCGGCGCTCGCATCGCGTTCGTGGGCGAGGGCCCGCTTTACGACGACCTCCGCTCCCACGCCCCAGACTGGGCCACCTTCACCGGCTACCTCTCCGGCGACGACCTCGCCGCCGCATACGCCTCCGGCGACGTGTTGTTGTTTCCCTCCACCACCGAAACCTTAGGGTTCGCCGCGCTGGAAGCATTCGCATCCGGCGTGCCGGTGGTGGCGGCGAACGCCGGCGGGCTGCCGTTTGTGGTCGACGACGGCGACACCGGCGTCCTCGTCGACCCCAACGCCCCCGATGCCGCCTGGGCCGACCCGATCGCGCAACTGCTCACCGATCCGAACACCCGCACGCGCATGTCCGCCGCCGGGCGCGCCGAGGCGCAGCGCTGGACGTGGCGCGCCTCGACCGAAACCGTGCTGGGCTACTACGGCGAGGTCATTCGAAGCGCAAGACGATGA
- a CDS encoding NAD-dependent epimerase/dehydratase family protein has translation MKIAVLGGDGFCGWPASLHLSDLGHEVAIVDNCSRRRIDDELGAESLTPIASVDERLDAWREVSDNQIAFHNINVAEDYDDLVAFLRDFQPDAVIHFAEQRAAPYSMKSPRNKRYTVDNNVNATHNLLAAIVETGQDIHVVHLGTMGVYGYGTAGMKIPEGYLDVKVDADGTEVEQQILYPSNPGSIYHMTKVLDQHLFAYYAKNDELRITDLHQGIIWGTHTPQTLRDERLINRFDYDGDYGTVLNRFLMQAAIGYPLTVHGTGGQTRAFIHIRDMVKCVQLAIENPPARGERVKIFNQMTETHRVRDLAELIGRIAGAEVQMVPNPRKESAENELHVVNDAFLDLGLEPTKLEEGLLMEVEDVAKKYADRADRTKIPARSLWTAEQSEGVPQGEK, from the coding sequence TTGTCTGACCTCGGGCATGAGGTTGCGATCGTCGATAATTGCTCGCGCAGGCGTATCGACGACGAACTCGGCGCCGAATCACTCACCCCCATCGCCAGTGTCGACGAGCGCCTGGACGCCTGGCGTGAAGTCTCCGACAACCAGATCGCGTTCCACAACATCAACGTCGCCGAGGACTACGACGACCTCGTAGCGTTCCTCCGCGACTTCCAGCCGGACGCCGTGATCCATTTCGCCGAGCAGCGTGCCGCCCCATACTCGATGAAGAGCCCGCGCAACAAGCGCTACACCGTGGACAACAACGTCAACGCCACCCACAACCTGCTGGCCGCCATTGTGGAGACCGGACAAGACATCCACGTCGTGCACCTGGGCACCATGGGTGTCTACGGCTACGGCACCGCCGGCATGAAAATCCCGGAAGGCTACCTGGATGTGAAGGTGGACGCGGACGGCACCGAGGTCGAGCAGCAGATCCTCTACCCGTCGAACCCGGGCTCGATCTACCACATGACCAAGGTGCTCGACCAGCACCTGTTCGCCTACTACGCCAAGAACGACGAGCTGCGCATCACGGATCTGCACCAGGGCATCATCTGGGGCACGCACACCCCGCAGACGCTTCGCGACGAGCGCCTGATCAACCGCTTCGACTACGACGGCGACTACGGCACCGTGCTCAACCGCTTTCTCATGCAGGCCGCCATCGGCTACCCGCTGACCGTGCACGGCACCGGCGGGCAGACCCGCGCGTTCATCCACATCCGCGACATGGTCAAGTGCGTCCAACTGGCGATTGAGAACCCGCCGGCGCGCGGCGAGCGGGTAAAGATCTTCAACCAGATGACCGAAACCCACCGCGTGCGCGACCTCGCCGAACTCATTGGCCGCATCGCCGGCGCGGAGGTGCAGATGGTGCCCAACCCGCGCAAGGAATCCGCGGAAAACGAACTTCACGTGGTCAACGACGCTTTCCTCGATCTCGGCCTGGAGCCGACGAAGCTGGAAGAGGGGCTGCTCATGGAGGTCGAAGACGTGGCGAAGAAGTACGCCGACCGCGCTGACCGGACGAAGATCCCGGCGCGCTCATTGTGGACCGCCGAGCAGTCCGAGGGCGTGCCCCAAGGCGAGAAGTAG